In Arvicanthis niloticus isolate mArvNil1 chromosome 4, mArvNil1.pat.X, whole genome shotgun sequence, a single window of DNA contains:
- the Ivl gene encoding involucrin has protein sequence MSHQHTLPVTVPAVIQESLKTVCSPAHTHQEQTKQPTPHPAQCQVFTETQKKGIPKHEKKGKNPVEDLPEQECEQQQQQQPGPQKQQLQVKKPQQELQEQELHPEKQQLPQEPQGLLCLGQQQHQELQEQECHLRQQQQQQDMLAPQELHLRQHQKDKLQDPELHLGQQQKTPEEQELIPGETHQKLHLRQRHQEPQEQELQLGQRHQELQEQELQLGQRHQEPQEQELQVGQRHQEPQEQELQVGQRHQEPQEQELQLGQRQKQQQPQEQEQQLAQHQKQKLHETELYLGKQQHQESHDPELLHLGKQQHQESHDPELHLGKQQHQKSHDPELHLGKQQHQESHDPELHLGKQQHQESHDPELHLGKQQHQESHDPELHLGEKQHQGPHDPELHLGKQQHQESQEPELHLGEKQHQESHDPELHLGKQQHQESHVPELHLGEKQHQGPHDPKLHLRKQQHQESHDPELHLGKQQHQESHDPELHQGKQQHQKSHKPELHLGKQQHQESHKPELHLGEKQHQESHDPELHLGKQQHQESHDPELHRGKQQHQESHDPELHLGKQQHQESHKPELHLGEKQHQESHDPELHLGKHQESHEPDIAEDQKEKQKVCEPELHLGKQQQQVEHEGCQGSKSLGQSLKQEKASGNQQLDDSHLVQETELLDQPLDQELAKKDEQLERKKHKLENLTQQKQIEQLVPSTDRVQETKLVQPVKGEDLLATKKQQQNHEVQ, from the coding sequence ATGTCCCATCAACACACACTGCCAGTGACTGTTCCAGCTGTGATTCAGGAATCTCTCAAGACTGTGTGTTCTCCAGCTCATACCCATCAGGAACAAACAAAGCAACCGACTCCCCATCCTGCACAATGCCAGGTCTTCACTGAGACTCAAAAGAAGGGCATTCCTAAACatgaaaagaaggggaaaaaccCTGTGGAGGATCTGCCTGAGCAAGAGtgtgaacagcagcagcagcagcagccaggacCACAAAAGCAGCAACTGCAGGTGAAAAAGCCACAGCAGGAGCTACAGGAACAGGAACTGCATCCAGAGAAGCAGCAGCTACCACAGGAGCCCCAGGGGCTCCTGTGCTTGGGACAGCAACAGCACCAAGAGCTACAAGAGCAAGAATGTCATctcagacagcagcagcagcagcaagacaTGCTGGCACCCCAGGAGCTGCATCTGAGACAGCACCAGAAGGACAAGCTGCAGGATCCAGAACTGCATCTGGGTCAGCAGCAGAAAACTCCAGAGGAGCAAGAACTGATTCCAGGAGAAACGCATCAGAAATTGCACCTGAGACAAAGGCACCAGGAGCCACAGGAGCAGGAGCTGCAGCTGGGACAGAGGCACCAGGAGCTGCAGGAGCAGGAGCTGCAGCTGGGACAGAGGCACCAGGAGCCACAGGAGCAGGAGCTGCAGGTGGGACAGAGGCACCAGGAGCCACAGGAGCAGGAGCTGCAGGTGGGACAGAGGCACCAGGAGCCACAGGAGCAGGAGCTGCAGCTgggacagaggcagaagcaacAGCAACCACAAGAACAGGAGCAGCAGTTGGCACAGCACCAGAAGCAGAAGCTGCATGAAACAGAACTGTACCTGGGGAAGCAGCAACATCAGGAGTCACATGATCCAGAACTACTACACCTGGGAAAGCAGCAGCATCAGGAGTCACATGACCCAGAACTGCACCTGGGAAAGCAGCAGCATCAGAAGTCACATGACCCAGAACTGCACCTGGGAAAGCAGCAGCATCAGGAGTCACATGACCCAGAACTGCACCTGGGAAAGCAGCAGCATCAGGAGTCACATGACCCAGAACTGCACCTAGGAAAGCAGCAGCACCAGGAGTCACATGACCCAGAACTGCACTTGGGAGAGAAGCAGCATCAGGGGCCACATGACCCTGAACTGCATCTGGGAAAGCAGCAGCACCAGGAGTCTCAGGAGCCAGAACTGCACTTGGGAGAGAAGCAGCATCAGGAGTCACATGACCCTGAACTGCACCTAGGAAAACAGCAGCATCAGGAGTCACATGTGCCAGAACTGCACCTGGGAGAGAAGCAGCATCAGGGACCACATGACCCAAAACTGCATCTGAGAAAGCAGCAGCATCAGGAGTCACATGACCCAGAACTGCACCTGGGAAAGCAGCAGCATCAGGAGTCACATGACCCAGAACTGCACCAGGGAAAGCAGCAGCATCAGAAGTCACATAAGCCAGAACTGCACCTGGGAAAGCAGCAGCATCAGGAGTCACATAAGCCAGAACTGCACCTCGGAGAGAAGCAGCATCAGGAGTCACATGACCCAGAACTGCACCTGGGAAAGCAGCAGCATCAGGAGTCACATGACCCAGAACTGCACCGGGGAAAGCAGCAGCATCAGGAGTCACATGACCCAGAACTGCACCTGGGAAAGCAGCAGCATCAGGAGTCACATAAGCCAGAACTGCACTTGGGAGAGAAGCAGCATCAGGAGTCACATGACCCAGAACTGCACCTGGGAAAGCATCAGGAGTCACATGAGCCAGATATAGCAGAGGatcagaaagagaagcagaaagttTGTGAGCCAGAACTACACCTGGGAAAGCAGCAGCAACAGGTAGAGCATGAAGGCTGTCAGGGATCAAAAAGCCTGGGTCAGTCACTTAAGCAAGAGAAAGCTTCAGGGAATCAGCAGCTGGATGACTCACATCTAGTACAGGAAACGGAACTCTTGGACCAGCCACTGGATCAAGAACTAGCAAAGAAGGATGagcaactggaaaggaagaagcacAAACTGGAGAACCTAACACAGCAGAAGCAGATAGAGCAATTAGTACCAAGTACTGACCGAGTCCAAGAGACTAAGTTAGTCCAACCAGTAAAAGGAGAAGACTTGCTTGCTacaaagaagcagcagcagaaccATGAAGTGCAGTGA
- the LOC117706512 gene encoding sperm mitochondrial-associated cysteine-rich protein-like: MSEPSKTNQCSSPCCPPKPCCPPKPCCPQKPPCCPKSPCCPPKSPCCPPKPCPCPAPCPCPATCPCPLKPPCCPQKCSCCPKKCTCCPPPPCCTQPTCCSSENKTESDSDTSGQIQDKGAQTQSPIQKKSNK; encoded by the coding sequence ATGAGCGAACCATCCAAAACCAACCAGTGCTCCTCTCCATGCTGCCCACCAAAACCATGTTGCCCACCCAAACCATGCTGTCCGCAGAAACCTCCTTGCTGCCCCAAGTCCCCATGCTGCCCACCCAAATCCCCATGTTGTCCGCCAAAGCCCTGTCCCTGTCCGGCCCCCTGTCCCTGTCCGGCCACCTGTCCTTGCCCGCTGAAACCACCATGCTGCCCTCAGAAGTGTTCATGCTGCCCCAAAAAGTGCACCTGCTGCCCACCGCCTCCGTGCTGCACTCAACCCACCTGCTGCTCTTCGGAGAACAAGACTGAATCAGATTCTGATACATCTGGCCAAATTCAGGATAAGGGCGCTCAAACCCAGTCCCCTATCCAGAAGAAGTCAAACAAGTAA